A region from the Halobacteriovorax sp. JY17 genome encodes:
- a CDS encoding uracil-DNA glycosylase family protein, whose product MSNALLRDIKKCQICKDFLPYDPNPIIQFKKSSKILIVGQAPGVLAHNSSKPWDDKSGERLREWLGITDKQFYNPSIVALVPMGFCYPGKGKSGDLPPRKECAEEWMEPVRNYLTNIKLEIYIGKYACDREFGKYGNLTTLIKNQYKSKDNKIVLPHPSPRNNIWLAKNRWFEKDALPYIKRKCRKFL is encoded by the coding sequence ATGAGTAATGCTCTTCTTAGGGATATTAAAAAGTGTCAAATTTGTAAGGACTTTCTTCCTTATGATCCGAATCCTATAATTCAATTCAAGAAGAGTTCAAAAATTTTAATTGTGGGCCAAGCACCGGGTGTTTTAGCCCACAATTCATCTAAACCTTGGGATGACAAGAGCGGAGAAAGACTTAGGGAGTGGTTGGGAATAACAGATAAGCAATTCTATAACCCCTCAATTGTTGCACTAGTTCCTATGGGTTTTTGCTATCCTGGCAAAGGCAAAAGTGGTGATCTACCTCCCCGAAAAGAGTGTGCTGAAGAATGGATGGAACCTGTAAGGAACTATCTTACTAATATTAAACTCGAAATTTATATTGGAAAGTACGCTTGTGATCGTGAATTTGGAAAATATGGAAATTTAACTACTTTAATTAAGAACCAATACAAGTCTAAAGATAACAAGATTGTTCTTCCTCACCCGTCGCCGAGAAACAATATTTGGCTCGCTAAAAATCGTTGGTTTGAGAAAGATGCCCTTCCATATATAAAGAGAAAGTGTCGTAAATTTTTATAA
- a CDS encoding GNAT family N-acetyltransferase: MSEIKLIHLFEVKEQEIVDLMNNNMVKKHMPLLNKGFSAEDCKTFLKSKKEIWDEHGYGPWAFLIDDKFAGWGGLQPENGEADFALVLHPKYWGYGKKIFNKIKNWAFNEIDIETITALFPPGRTNSKAIKHLGFIDDGELTIDGELFLRFRFNRLKA, encoded by the coding sequence ATGAGTGAAATTAAACTTATTCACCTTTTTGAAGTGAAAGAGCAAGAGATCGTAGATCTTATGAATAATAATATGGTGAAAAAACATATGCCATTGCTCAACAAAGGATTTTCTGCCGAAGATTGCAAAACCTTTCTGAAATCAAAAAAAGAAATTTGGGATGAGCATGGGTATGGTCCCTGGGCCTTTCTTATCGATGATAAATTTGCGGGTTGGGGAGGGCTACAACCTGAGAATGGTGAGGCTGATTTTGCACTGGTTCTTCATCCTAAATATTGGGGCTATGGAAAAAAAATTTTCAACAAAATAAAAAACTGGGCGTTTAACGAAATTGATATTGAAACTATAACCGCTTTATTTCCTCCAGGCCGAACAAATTCAAAAGCTATAAAACATCTTGGTTTTATTGATGATGGAGAATTGACCATTGATGGTGAGTTGTTTCTAAGGTTTAGATTTAACAGGCTAAAAGCATAA
- a CDS encoding AraC family transcriptional regulator, whose product MDILSDILNHLDMKTSLYFRTDLTAPWGVNVPAYKNVARFHIVLSGSFWFSTEGQESFKVSPGDIILVPHGKEHTLRDNPKSDVHSLNDVIEGAEYKAGELLKYGEGTGSCTQLICGHFEFEEDNVHPFLTSFPSVIHIKKDGKHNFSWLGTALDFIDYESINREPGADSIINKLSEVTFIQALRSFMRENAVNTLFLSALNDKYIRKSIEEIHTNPGKKWKLEDLAKAAGLSRTVYAERFHKLTGTTPMNYVTQWRMEKAKKYLKDETLSVDQIAQEIGYAASESFQKSFKKIFGVTPSAYRKQYRQQ is encoded by the coding sequence ATGGATATATTAAGCGACATACTTAATCACTTAGATATGAAAACCAGCCTCTACTTTAGGACTGACCTTACTGCCCCTTGGGGAGTAAATGTTCCAGCGTATAAGAATGTGGCCAGATTTCATATTGTTTTAAGTGGTAGTTTTTGGTTTTCGACTGAGGGGCAAGAATCATTTAAGGTTTCCCCTGGCGACATTATCTTAGTACCACATGGAAAAGAACATACTCTAAGAGACAATCCAAAGTCTGATGTACACAGTTTAAATGATGTGATTGAAGGTGCTGAGTACAAAGCTGGTGAATTGTTAAAATATGGTGAGGGAACTGGTTCATGCACTCAATTAATTTGCGGACACTTTGAATTTGAGGAAGACAATGTTCATCCTTTTTTAACATCGTTTCCGAGTGTTATTCATATTAAAAAAGATGGTAAGCATAATTTTAGCTGGCTTGGAACGGCCTTAGATTTTATTGATTATGAGAGTATTAATCGAGAGCCAGGTGCCGACTCAATTATAAATAAACTCTCAGAGGTTACTTTCATTCAAGCTCTCAGAAGTTTTATGAGAGAAAATGCTGTTAATACACTATTTTTATCAGCTCTAAATGATAAATACATAAGAAAATCTATAGAAGAAATACATACTAATCCAGGAAAAAAATGGAAACTTGAAGACCTTGCAAAGGCGGCTGGTTTATCAAGGACCGTTTATGCTGAGAGATTTCATAAACTCACAGGAACGACTCCAATGAACTATGTTACTCAGTGGCGAATGGAAAAAGCAAAAAAATACTTGAAAGATGAAACATTAAGTGTAGACCAAATTGCCCAAGAAATTGGTTACGCTGCCAGTGAATCTTTTCAAAAAAGTTTTAAGAAAATATTTGGTGTGACTCCAAGTGCGTATCGTAAACAATACAGGCAACAATAG
- a CDS encoding ISL3 family transposase, with protein MLESQINKLFSLPELKFTNKRNLTNHIIQFDAYKVSEFEVCPKCATKTTKIHDQVYVHIKDVPIRDKIVYLRIRKRRFRCQNCNAVFREPVPGIRKGFRSTQRFRSHIRWCASNFTDLKRVTKKLRCSSWLVYKAFYEQLSLEAKKMNYGWPKTIGIDEHSFVRNTKTHYKEFATVFVDFNNNRVREVTLGRSFDNLMSSRATEISGRENVKNVVIDMSSTYKKFVKSHFPNAKITSDKFHVIKLFNHALNKIRIETMKHPVFLKSKTSPMRRLYLTRDDRLSFSQRSIVKHINGLFPELKEIYKYKERMLSIYNIRGFKRAKKALTKLTDEMAHSGRKAVQSLRRTLVKWRIEILNYFKTGITNAKTEGYNRKAKLIQRKAYGYRNFENYRLRLLYDCR; from the coding sequence ATGCTCGAGTCACAGATTAACAAACTATTTTCACTTCCAGAACTTAAATTTACTAACAAACGAAACCTCACAAATCATATTATTCAATTTGATGCCTATAAAGTTTCTGAATTTGAAGTCTGTCCAAAGTGTGCAACAAAGACCACTAAAATTCATGATCAAGTCTACGTTCACATTAAAGACGTCCCTATTCGTGACAAAATTGTTTACCTGAGAATTAGAAAAAGAAGATTTAGATGTCAAAATTGTAATGCTGTATTCAGGGAGCCTGTTCCTGGAATAAGAAAAGGATTTCGCTCCACTCAAAGATTTAGATCTCACATCAGGTGGTGCGCTTCAAACTTCACAGACCTTAAAAGAGTCACCAAAAAACTTAGATGTTCATCATGGTTAGTATATAAAGCTTTTTACGAGCAGCTCTCGTTAGAAGCAAAAAAAATGAATTATGGATGGCCAAAGACTATTGGAATTGATGAACATAGCTTTGTTAGAAATACGAAAACTCATTACAAAGAATTTGCGACTGTATTTGTAGACTTTAATAACAACAGAGTCCGTGAAGTCACTCTAGGACGCTCATTTGATAACTTAATGTCATCAAGAGCGACTGAGATTAGCGGTCGAGAAAATGTTAAGAACGTAGTTATTGATATGTCTTCAACTTATAAAAAATTTGTAAAGTCTCATTTTCCAAACGCTAAAATTACTAGTGATAAATTTCATGTTATCAAATTGTTTAATCACGCTCTTAATAAAATTCGTATTGAAACAATGAAGCATCCTGTTTTTCTAAAATCTAAAACTAGTCCTATGAGAAGATTATATTTAACGAGAGATGATCGCTTAAGCTTTTCTCAAAGATCAATTGTTAAACATATTAATGGCCTTTTCCCAGAGCTTAAAGAGATATATAAATATAAAGAGAGAATGCTTTCAATTTACAATATAAGAGGCTTTAAACGGGCTAAGAAGGCTCTTACAAAGCTAACTGATGAAATGGCTCACTCAGGAAGAAAAGCAGTTCAATCCCTTCGTAGAACTTTAGTTAAGTGGCGAATTGAAATATTAAATTACTTCAAGACTGGAATAACTAATGCGAAGACCGAGGGGTATAATCGTAAGGCTAAGCTCATTCAGAGGAAAGCCTACGGATATAGAAACTTTGAGAATTACAGACTTAGACTACTTTACGATTGTAGATAG
- a CDS encoding YHS domain-containing (seleno)protein, protein MKTTKLFTILAFLMLSTFAFAVEENALPALRGYDAISYHTIGRPVMGNGNHVSEYKGQQYLFINKENKAKFDGNPKRYAPAFGGWCAFGVSVNKKFHADPLVWEIVKGKLYVNLDNKIKGMWMKDISGNISKANTNWKKIRNRDSASL, encoded by the coding sequence ATGAAAACAACTAAACTATTTACCATTTTAGCATTTTTAATGCTTTCAACTTTTGCTTTTGCCGTAGAGGAGAATGCACTTCCGGCCCTTAGGGGATACGATGCCATAAGTTACCATACGATCGGTCGCCCAGTTATGGGAAATGGAAATCATGTATCAGAGTATAAGGGGCAACAATATCTTTTCATCAACAAAGAGAATAAGGCTAAATTTGACGGTAATCCAAAAAGATATGCACCTGCTTTCGGTGGTTGGTGTGCATTTGGAGTAAGCGTAAATAAAAAATTTCACGCTGATCCACTAGTATGGGAGATCGTTAAAGGAAAGCTCTATGTTAACCTTGATAATAAAATTAAGGGCATGTGGATGAAAGACATATCTGGAAATATCAGTAAAGCGAATACTAATTGGAAGAAAATTCGTAACCGTGACTCTGCCTCCCTTTAA
- a CDS encoding MAPEG family protein, whose product MNIELTYLVYTAILSVLLWIPYITNRMFLWGIGTFIGNYPEGYPEKEPIPPMWAQRSKRAHLNLVETLPAFAAVVLVATIVSPGSESAICWAKIFFISRIIHAVVYTLGVPYLRTPVYLVGWFSILMIGFGVL is encoded by the coding sequence ATGAACATCGAATTAACCTACTTAGTCTATACGGCGATACTGAGTGTATTGCTCTGGATTCCCTACATTACAAATAGAATGTTTTTATGGGGAATTGGAACTTTCATTGGTAATTATCCAGAAGGATACCCAGAAAAAGAACCTATCCCTCCTATGTGGGCACAAAGATCAAAAAGGGCACATTTGAACCTTGTTGAAACACTACCAGCTTTTGCTGCCGTGGTGCTTGTTGCGACAATTGTTTCACCTGGGTCAGAAAGTGCAATCTGTTGGGCAAAAATATTCTTCATTTCAAGAATTATCCATGCAGTAGTTTATACTTTAGGTGTTCCATATTTGAGAACTCCTGTTTATCTTGTAGGTTGGTTCTCAATTTTAATGATCGGATTTGGAGTACTTTAA
- a CDS encoding YdeI/OmpD-associated family protein, protein IVSFSHVDVVVENINGIFRIKNHDWTIMKEMLSDYPWQTPNLQSTSLGILHDLAISYKRDSIWWVMSAKKEETRLRRLGILITSSEAGEKNQLCERNNNFIFNNIKI, encoded by the coding sequence ATTGTGTCCTTTTCTCATGTCGACGTAGTCGTTGAAAATATAAATGGGATATTTAGGATCAAAAATCATGACTGGACAATAATGAAGGAGATGTTATCTGACTATCCGTGGCAGACGCCCAACTTACAATCAACTAGCCTGGGTATTCTTCACGATTTAGCGATATCTTATAAAAGAGATTCTATCTGGTGGGTAATGAGCGCGAAGAAAGAAGAAACACGATTAAGAAGGCTTGGCATATTAATTACTTCATCTGAAGCAGGGGAAAAAAACCAACTTTGCGAAAGAAACAATAATTTTATATTCAATAACATTAAAATTTGA
- a CDS encoding PKD domain-containing protein — MVDFRKIFDPSGRLQWIDIDWGDGEVEEVNEDTSAFMKHKYSGIGEFEIKVIVSKEVDGEDSLSESIRTISVTNDEIDSLPPLVDYNILNEEFAPYVTFNINRSISPNAEIVSSVFDHGDGSFYSGGDQIHTHFYEPGVYVTKLTVTDSNGLSVTQSSQIVVTDPLENLVANLSCEKSSYYLDVECEIVGVDKLSALSEITVDWGDGVVQEIPLLQGEFTWDDFEHSYSEVGTYKVTLSVSNNRGESKSSEATIELAENTPENQAPYASIYCSATGNIKEIECNFSGSNDPDGYIENFNIKISDGSEFNLSHSSPLFHNLESNGIFEILLTVTDNNGASSSAQTTIEIINQLPIVDAFCESHSALEITCTSYSYDPDGYIVSTEFDWGEGSISGAENSFTAQVSSGGARDVRISVIDNEGGESFEYRTIFVSENQAPVVGYVCESVGINNLSCSSSSYDPEGSELTYLWQVDGQSYHSKNINIIISGDTTYQVTLKVVDVFGAEAIKVDSISVKSNSTPLVMFNCSFTNVNEMNCLNLSSDADNDPLSVEWYLNGELRGSQNNLDYILKDEERGNIEVKLVVSDGLEEVDFLRNYYVNILPIVKFSCTQENSFIVRCSAEEIPDDGIVEGYSWVVNGVDFYDGISIEIPVHNFNLNRIDLTITDDSNEMATASQSVMFYNLDLPPEASFTYVVDIGGKSMFNAGESLIGGRKVSEFTWFVNGLEVENTSESAIIYTFPSLGEYKIKLVVIDDQGRESEVVKDIIVYDMEVSQPTYEENSVALSGVDSDSNGVRDDIQRAVNSYAKGNSSIKEHLGEYIKLNLDLISNLDNSAVINDKYFKKRKAVRCIASLVPDEEVSTLLQEIDVMSFNTRDRIEKWAAMKEMITDETLDREMEEAEQICTY, encoded by the coding sequence ATGGTCGACTTTAGAAAGATCTTTGATCCAAGTGGCAGACTTCAGTGGATTGATATTGATTGGGGCGACGGAGAAGTAGAAGAGGTAAACGAGGATACAAGTGCCTTTATGAAGCATAAGTATTCAGGGATTGGCGAATTTGAAATAAAAGTGATCGTTTCTAAAGAAGTTGACGGAGAAGATAGCTTGTCAGAGTCAATTCGTACTATCAGCGTGACTAACGATGAAATAGACTCTCTTCCTCCTCTTGTTGATTACAATATTTTAAATGAAGAGTTTGCTCCCTATGTTACCTTTAATATAAATAGATCAATTTCTCCAAACGCAGAGATTGTAAGCTCTGTCTTTGACCACGGAGATGGCTCTTTCTATTCTGGGGGAGATCAAATTCATACTCACTTCTATGAACCAGGAGTCTATGTCACAAAACTTACTGTGACAGATTCAAATGGATTGTCAGTTACTCAGTCTTCTCAAATTGTTGTTACAGACCCTTTAGAAAACTTAGTTGCAAATTTAAGCTGTGAGAAATCTTCTTATTATCTAGATGTAGAATGTGAAATCGTAGGAGTGGATAAGTTGTCAGCACTTTCTGAGATTACTGTCGACTGGGGTGATGGAGTTGTCCAAGAGATACCACTTCTACAGGGAGAATTTACTTGGGATGATTTTGAGCATTCCTACTCTGAAGTAGGAACTTATAAAGTTACTTTGTCTGTAAGTAATAACAGAGGGGAAAGTAAGAGCTCTGAAGCTACAATTGAGCTAGCAGAAAATACTCCTGAAAATCAAGCTCCTTACGCTAGCATTTACTGTAGTGCTACAGGAAATATCAAAGAAATTGAGTGTAACTTTTCTGGCTCAAATGATCCCGATGGTTATATTGAAAATTTCAATATAAAGATAAGTGATGGGAGTGAGTTTAACTTAAGCCATTCAAGTCCACTCTTTCATAACTTAGAATCAAACGGAATATTTGAAATTCTTCTTACAGTTACAGATAACAACGGGGCAAGCTCTAGCGCACAGACGACTATTGAGATAATTAATCAACTTCCTATTGTTGATGCTTTCTGTGAGAGTCATTCAGCTCTGGAGATTACCTGTACTTCATACTCATACGACCCTGACGGATATATTGTTAGTACCGAGTTTGATTGGGGTGAGGGAAGTATTAGTGGAGCAGAGAATTCTTTTACGGCTCAAGTTTCTAGTGGTGGAGCTCGAGATGTCAGAATTTCAGTTATAGACAATGAGGGGGGAGAGTCTTTTGAATATAGAACAATCTTTGTTTCTGAGAATCAGGCGCCAGTTGTGGGGTATGTTTGCGAATCTGTCGGCATTAATAATCTCTCCTGCTCAAGTTCTTCATACGACCCTGAAGGAAGTGAATTAACTTATTTATGGCAAGTTGATGGTCAGAGTTATCATTCTAAGAATATAAATATAATTATTAGCGGAGACACAACCTATCAAGTAACTTTAAAAGTAGTTGATGTGTTTGGAGCGGAGGCCATTAAGGTCGACTCTATTTCAGTTAAAAGTAATTCTACTCCACTTGTAATGTTTAATTGTAGCTTCACCAACGTTAATGAAATGAATTGCTTAAATCTCTCCAGTGATGCAGACAATGACCCTCTCTCGGTTGAGTGGTATCTTAACGGGGAACTCCGAGGCTCTCAAAATAACCTAGACTATATTCTTAAAGATGAAGAGCGAGGAAATATTGAAGTAAAGCTAGTTGTTAGTGACGGCCTAGAAGAGGTAGATTTTCTTCGTAATTATTATGTAAACATACTTCCGATTGTAAAATTCTCTTGTACACAAGAGAACTCTTTTATCGTTAGATGCTCTGCCGAAGAAATTCCTGACGATGGTATTGTTGAAGGATATTCGTGGGTAGTTAACGGAGTAGACTTTTACGATGGAATTTCTATTGAAATTCCTGTTCATAACTTTAATCTGAACAGAATTGACTTAACTATTACTGATGATTCTAACGAAATGGCAACCGCTTCTCAGAGTGTGATGTTCTATAATCTAGATCTCCCTCCAGAGGCAAGCTTTACATATGTTGTAGATATAGGCGGTAAGTCTATGTTTAATGCCGGTGAAAGCTTGATTGGTGGACGTAAGGTTTCGGAGTTTACTTGGTTTGTTAATGGCCTTGAGGTTGAGAATACTTCAGAGTCAGCAATTATTTATACATTTCCTAGTTTAGGGGAATATAAGATTAAGTTAGTCGTTATTGATGACCAGGGACGGGAATCAGAAGTTGTGAAAGATATTATAGTTTATGACATGGAGGTTTCACAGCCAACCTATGAGGAGAACTCTGTAGCTCTTTCTGGTGTTGATAGTGACAGTAATGGAGTTCGTGATGATATTCAAAGAGCAGTTAACTCATATGCTAAAGGAAATAGTTCTATAAAAGAACATTTAGGGGAGTATATAAAATTAAACCTAGACTTGATTTCAAATCTAGATAACTCAGCAGTCATAAATGATAAATATTTCAAGAAAAGGAAAGCTGTAAGATGTATCGCATCCTTAGTTCCAGATGAAGAGGTGAGCACTTTGCTCCAAGAAATTGATGTCATGTCATTTAATACTCGTGATAGAATTGAGAAATGGGCTGCAATGAAGGAGATGATCACAGATGAAACGCTTGATAGAGAAATGGAAGAAGCTGAACAAATTTGCACGTATTAG